Genomic window (Bradyrhizobium sp. 186):
TGGCGCAGGTGATCGGGATGAAGCCGACCTTGAGATCCTTCTTCTCGGGGGTTCCGGCCTGGGCGAACACTTCGGTCGCGGTCTGAAGCGGAAAAAACTGCGACAACGCCGCAAGCGCCGTCGACGCACCGACCGATTTCAGGAAGGCGCGCCGCGCCACGTCCTGCGGAAATATCGCGCGCATGACGGCGGAGGCAACCACGCCCTCGTAACGCTTCTCCTCGCTCTCGACCGGCTCGCAACCGAACGCCAGCGAGGCCTGATCATGCTCCGCCGCGGAGCGATGCTCGCCGCAGACGCAACCGGCCTGCAGATTGCGGTTGGGATCAAACGGATTGTCGAATGTGGACATCGGACCTCCTGCGCGACACTGCAGAAGGAGTTACGCAAGGAGCATGCCACCGCCTTGGCCTGCGCCAGGGCCTTGATGACGCGGGGATTTTACACGGCCTAGGCTATTACGAAAACTCGTGATATACGAAAATTCGTAACTTAATTACGAAATATCGTAGCTATGCCAGATCTCTCGGTCGCATCCGAAGCACCACTCCAGTCCATCGACTGGCGCATTGCCGCCTTCGAATCTTCCATCGAGGCGACGCTGTTGCTTGACCCCTATGACGATCGGATCGTCGACGCGAATCCGGCGGCCTGCGGTCTGCTCGGTTACGACCGTGCGCTGTTGCGGCAGACTAAGGTCAGCACCCTTCACACAGGGCAGTTGCCGGCGCTTACCGTGTTCACTCAGGCCGTGCTGCACAAGAGCGCATACTGGACGACCTCGCTCACGCCGCGTCACGCCACTGGCCAGGACCTCCGGCTCGAGTATTCGGGCTGTGTCGTCAACCATGACGGCCATACCCTCGTGCTGCTCACCCTCACTGATCTCGAAGCCCGCCGCCGGCGCAATGTCGATGCAGCAGCTGAGGACCACATGCGCGGCGGGATTTCCACCTGGCAGCGGGTCGAGCGGGTGTTTCAGGACATCGAGCGCGAGAACCAGCTCATCCTGCGCGCCGCCGGCGAAGGCATCTATGGCGTGAACGCCGAGGGCAAGACCACCTTTGTGAACCCGGCGGCCGAGCGGATGCTGGGCTGGACCGCCGAGGAGTTGGTCGGCAAGGAAATTCACCCGATCGTGCACCACACCCATCACGACGGCCGCCACTATCCCGATCACGACTGCCCAATCTACGCGGCTTTCCGCGACGGCGCGGTGCATCAAGTCGACAGCGAAGTGTTTTGGCGCAAGGACGGCTCGCCGGCGTGGGTCGAATACACTTCGACCCCGATCCGCGACCGCGGCGGCGTCGTGGGCGCGGTCGTGGTGTTTCGCGACGTCAGCCAACGGCGCGAGGCCGACGAGAAGCTGCATGCGGCGCTCGCCGAAGTCGATCGCCTGCGCGAGCGGCTCGAGCTCGAAAACGCCTACCTCCAGGAAGAAATCCGCATCGAGACCAATCCTCGCGGCATCATCGGGCAGAGCGAGGCGATCCAGAAGACGCTGCGTCAGGTCAAGCTGGTGGCCCCAACCACGGCGGCGGTGATGATCACCGGCGAATCCGGCGCCGGCAAGGAATTGATCGCGCGCGCTATCCATGACGCCTCCGGCCGCAGCGACCGGCCGCTGATCCGCGTCAACTGTGCGGCGATCCCGCGCGAGCTGTTCGAGAGCGAATTCTTCGGCCATGTCCGCGGCGCCTTCACCGGCGCGACCCGCGACCGCATCGGCCGCTTCGAGCTAGCCGATGGCGGCACGCTGTTTTTAGACGAAGTCGGCGAAATCCCGCTGGAATTGCAGGGCAAGCTGCTGCGGGTCTTGCAGGAAGGCAATTTCGAGCGCGTCGGACAGGAGCGCACACGCACCGTGGATGTCCGCGTGATCGCCGCGACGAACCGCGAGCTCAAGCAGGAGGTGCAGCGCGGACGGTTCCGCGAGGACCTCTATTTCCGCCTCAACGTATTCCCGATCGAAACGGTGCCGCTGCGCGAGCGGCGGGAGGACATTCCGCTGCTGGCCCAGCATTTCCTGACGCGCGAAAGCAAGGCACTGAAATCCAACCTGCGGCTGTCGGAGGGCGATGCGCGGCGACTGACGCGCTACGACTGGCCCGGCAATGTTCGCGAACTTCAGAACGTGATCGAGCGCGCGGCAATCCTGTCGCAGAACGGCCGGCTGCGCATCGATCTGCCTGATGCATCCGGCGCACAACCAGCGACCGGCGCGGCGCGCCAGAAGGCCGATGCGCGGCCAGCGGTCATGACCTCGTCGGAGATGCGCGACCACGAGCGCGCGAACATCCTGGCCGCGCTCGAAGCCTGCGGAGGGAAAGTCTTCGGCCCCGGAGGTGCGGCGGAG
Coding sequences:
- a CDS encoding sigma 54-interacting transcriptional regulator, which translates into the protein MPDLSVASEAPLQSIDWRIAAFESSIEATLLLDPYDDRIVDANPAACGLLGYDRALLRQTKVSTLHTGQLPALTVFTQAVLHKSAYWTTSLTPRHATGQDLRLEYSGCVVNHDGHTLVLLTLTDLEARRRRNVDAAAEDHMRGGISTWQRVERVFQDIERENQLILRAAGEGIYGVNAEGKTTFVNPAAERMLGWTAEELVGKEIHPIVHHTHHDGRHYPDHDCPIYAAFRDGAVHQVDSEVFWRKDGSPAWVEYTSTPIRDRGGVVGAVVVFRDVSQRREADEKLHAALAEVDRLRERLELENAYLQEEIRIETNPRGIIGQSEAIQKTLRQVKLVAPTTAAVMITGESGAGKELIARAIHDASGRSDRPLIRVNCAAIPRELFESEFFGHVRGAFTGATRDRIGRFELADGGTLFLDEVGEIPLELQGKLLRVLQEGNFERVGQERTRTVDVRVIAATNRELKQEVQRGRFREDLYFRLNVFPIETVPLRERREDIPLLAQHFLTRESKALKSNLRLSEGDARRLTRYDWPGNVRELQNVIERAAILSQNGRLRIDLPDASGAQPATGAARQKADARPAVMTSSEMRDHERANILAALEACGGKVFGPGGAAEMLDVRPTTLASRIKALGIAPRARAGVNG